From the genome of Stigmatella aurantiaca, one region includes:
- a CDS encoding DUF2381 family protein, translating into MFQPLRLSLALALFWGAVARAEPTHGGRVERTRAVTLASSPTEPLPEVHVAGDNPTLLFFPAPIQTKTLTFDESRIRVLDTGALSVIVQAVTDLKEGERHEIGVFFADGRAPSRAAFVLVTDPTEVDARIDVQRPDPPATPCPTEAQPRMPLPEDFVLLGYVGKTGVSVTPVKDVVDEEQGFKTTSGLFYLGNGWALVSLKVRNHFEHPAWIPREATFTGPSGLKLRARLVVDGAEVIKPGASRRVLAVVDMPKLSADKVFALELIGSDGRNLIVPDVRFPKFGMEGTP; encoded by the coding sequence TTGTTCCAACCGCTTAGATTGTCCCTGGCGCTCGCGCTATTCTGGGGAGCTGTAGCGCGGGCCGAGCCGACGCATGGGGGGCGCGTCGAGCGCACGCGGGCTGTCACCCTCGCAAGCAGCCCTACCGAGCCGCTCCCCGAGGTTCACGTCGCGGGGGATAATCCGACGCTGCTCTTCTTCCCCGCACCGATCCAGACGAAGACCCTCACCTTCGATGAGTCCCGGATCCGCGTGCTGGACACCGGAGCACTCTCGGTGATCGTCCAAGCCGTCACGGACCTCAAGGAAGGCGAGCGCCACGAGATCGGGGTATTCTTCGCCGATGGGAGGGCGCCGTCACGGGCCGCCTTCGTGCTCGTGACAGACCCCACGGAAGTGGACGCCCGGATCGACGTCCAGCGCCCCGACCCGCCCGCGACGCCTTGCCCGACCGAAGCTCAGCCTCGGATGCCGCTCCCGGAGGATTTCGTGTTGCTTGGGTACGTGGGCAAGACGGGTGTATCGGTCACGCCGGTCAAGGATGTCGTAGATGAGGAACAGGGATTTAAAACAACCTCGGGGCTCTTCTATCTCGGGAATGGATGGGCGCTGGTCTCACTCAAGGTTAGGAATCACTTTGAGCATCCCGCGTGGATACCGCGAGAGGCAACTTTCACGGGGCCTTCAGGTTTGAAACTGAGGGCGCGGCTCGTGGTGGACGGTGCAGAGGTAATCAAGCCGGGTGCTTCTCGCCGGGTGCTTGCCGTAGTGGACATGCCAAAGCTGAGCGCGGACAAGGTTTTTGCGCTGGAACTGATTGGAAGCGATGGACGCAACCTGATCGTTCCGGATGTGCGTTTCCCCAAATTTGGAATGGAGGGGACTCCATGA